In Suncus etruscus isolate mSunEtr1 chromosome 2, mSunEtr1.pri.cur, whole genome shotgun sequence, the genomic stretch TGCGCCCTTTGCTGCGCTCCCGAAACACTGTCTGGGCCTCATTGTACTCAGTCATGACTTCCACAAACTTCCTCGACAGCACAGAGTGCTAGGGGCAGAGGACACACGAGATCAGCAGGCACAtgcagggagagagcagggcaggACTGGGGCTTGCAGTGGCCACGGTCCTGGCCCCGAAGATGGCCTCTGCCAGTCATCTGAGGGGGTGACGCTGACAGACTGTGCCCAGGAAGAGACTCTGGCGAAGCATCTATCCATCTGCACAGATGCCATGACAGCCAGTGACAGCGAGGACGCAGCACATGGAGCCCGAGCCAGGGGACCAGAGACGcttttccctctccttctccccctgCGGGGGTGTCAAACCTGAGTCCTCCGGATCCGGAGGGACACTGATGTGCGGCCGCTGCTCTCGTCCTGGTCGAAACTCTGTTCAATGGCTGAAAGCAAACAGGAAGGGGGCCCCTGAGACCAAAGAGGAGTGTCTCCCAGACAACTCTGATCATCACTGGGAGGATGGGGCTCTGCTTTCCCAGGACAACAGGCAGTATGGGGGACCAGCACCACATCCAAAATCACTCTTGTCTCTCCCTAGCCAACAGAGGCAGAAGGGAGACGAGGGGCCTGGAGGGACTGGCAGGGCCCAGCAATAATCTCAATCGCACACTGATCGAGGACAGGCCCGACAACTGTGGAGCAGACTGATGTCAAAAAGAACaaacttgggggaaaaaaatctaaaaataaaaatggatgaacCGGAAGAAaacaattcaggggccagagtgatagcacctgCCTCATGCCCATGCACCCACTGGCTGTGCAGccagccaacctgggctccatcaccagcaccccacatggccccctagctccagagcacagagccaggagtaatcctcgagcactgccaggtctgatgcaaaaaaaaaaaatgtaaataacgAAGAAAAAAcgtaaagtgggggccagagagatagcatggaggtaaggagtttgcctttcatgcagaagatcattggttcgaatcccagcatcccatgaaaTCCCCATGGACCCCTGAAAAGTCAGAGGAAAGTAAGGCTTAGGGCTCAACCCCAGGACCCCTCAGGTAAGCCTCAAGCACCAGAACTCAGAGCTCAAGTGAGCGATGGGAAAGAATCAGGAGCCGCAAAGCCTCCAGAAATGTGGTGTTGAGGCTCTGCCCATGAGTGCCCCAGCCATGCCCAATGGAGGGACTGTGTGGGCCAGGCAGGCTCGAACCTGGACCTCCTCCACTTAGGGCCTGGGCCCAGCACCAGGAACTCGCTGCATGGAACTCATTATTCACCTCACATTATTTCAAgtcagcaccaaaaaaaaaaaatttaacaaaaagtgGGGGGACAGAGGTATAGCACAGttatagggcgtttgctttgcacatggccaatgtgGGAAGGACtcggtttaattcctggcatcccatatggtcccccagtctgccaagggtgatttatttgcacagagccagaagtaacccctaagtgctgaagagtgtggccaaaaaccaatcaatcaaccgatcaatacataaagtttaaaaaaatattttaaagagggggggggagagagagagagagggagggagagagagagaagaggttaGTGATGTTGTTCGCCGCTTGCCATGCTTGGGGGTGACTCCAGGCTCAGTCCCCACACACAGGACACGAAAGAACCTCAGACTAACCGCAGCTTATTGGCACCATTGAGGACCCGATACGGAAGAAACTCACTCACACTTCAACTTGGCTCGGACTTTATTTGccgttttcttgatttctttgttcAGCTCTTCAAGCTcctcttttatctctttaaaattaaaaaacaggatGGGGTGGAATGTTTCTGAGCTGAACTAGCCAACAGCAGTCGTgcccaacaaaaacaaatgacCAGAGGATGCTCCCAACAGATATTGTAGCCTTCGGATTCCAGGGAGAATCCAGGGTGGCCCTGCCCTGGCAGCTGCAGGTGACCAGagaaatgccccactgctgtagcAAGTGATGATGTTCTTCTGATGGGACATTGACACACAGCTCCCAGGGAtggaaaatttgtttcttttcttttttgtttttgcgtgaagcccacacccagcagcgttcaggggttactcctggctctgtgctcaaaaattacttctatcaggggctggagtgatagcacaatggtactAAGGTAaacggtgtttaccttgcatgcggctgacctgggatgaactgggatttgatccctggcatcccatacgatccccagaggctggcaggagctatttctgagtgcaaagccaggagtaacccctgagtgccaatgggtgtacttctggggccgggcggtggcgctggaggtaaggtgcctgccttgcctgcgctagcctaggacggacctcggttcgatcccccggcatcccatatggtcccccaagaagccaggagcaacttctgagcgcatagccaggagtaacccctgagcgtcacagggtgtggcccaaaaaccaaaaaaaaaaaaaaaatttacttctatCAGGCtcggggactctatgggatgccaaggatagaacccaggtcagccgcatgcaaggcaaacatcctcccctttgggctattactctggccccgggcaataaattcttaaaaactacccctggtttttgggtcacacccggcggtgctcaggagttactcctggctgtctgctcagaaatagctcctggcaggcaccggggaccttgtggggacaccgggattcaaactaaccacctttggtcctggatcggttgcttgcaaggcaaacaccgctgtgctatctctctgggccctgtaatacgattctttttttttttttttttttttttttttggtttttgggccacaccctgtgacgctcaggggttactcctggctatgcactcagcagtcacacctggcttaggggaccatatgggacgccgggggatcgaaccgcggtctgtcctaggctagcgcaggcaaggcaggcaccttacctctagcgccaccgcccggcccctgtaataCGATTCTTAATACCATCCAGGATTCCAAAGAACAATGTGTACCTGAAGTGTGAGCATGCATATGTGTAGTGCCACAtacctatacacacacacacacacacacacacacacactcacatgtgTACACACATGGGCTCTGTCAGGGCAGGGGGCTCAGCATAgtctgacccccccaaaaaatgggaaGGAGGTACTGACTGCTGTGAGAGGAACAAGTGGTGACAATAACGATGGCAGTGCCACATGTGTAATCAATCCCGTCCATTCAGGGCCGTCTCCAAAACTGTCTCCTGTGTGAGTTTTCCCTCCTGGTGGTCTGTGGTCCAGCAGGCTCTGAGTTGGAGCCCCGGAAGGCTTTATTGTGCCTTTGGACACCGCATGGAACGGTGGCAGAACAGGGTGACGCAAGGAGCCAGAGGAGCTACAGAACCCAACAGCTGTGGACGCTTGAGGCAATGAAGACCAGCTCCAGCGTCTATACAGCCAGCCAGGGGTGTAGATGGCAGGAAAGGAGCTGGGCCAGGGGGCAGAGCAGGACTTGATAGGTCCAGCCCAGAGCCCAGGGCCCCAACTGCCACTGCTGGCTCCCTTCCGGTCCCGGCAGCACCCATTGGAATGAACGAGCACCACGGAAGGGCCGTGGCCCAGAGACCCGTGAGCACCACGGTGACCGTTGAGGGCACCAGATGGGACCGATGTGTCTTGAGAGAAAATTCTGGCAGCAGTGCCAGGTCCATGGGATGCCCCCTAGCAGGCGAACCAACCGCTGCCATGCAGGGCTGTGGGGAGATTGCCTGGAAAAGGGCACTTACTTCCCTCAGGGTTGGGCGCGGAGAGGATGATGCTGTGGTTTTTCTTCACTTCTTCCACGTGCCCCGAGATCTTCGAGATATTGTGTCTGATCTCCTCCACCTCAGGACAAAAGTTGCTGTCAGCACAGGGGCTGCCCCACGGTCCCACCACAGAGTGGCTTCGGGACTGCAGAAGGCCTTGCCCTCAGGCCAGATACCACCCAGTGCCCCAGTACAGCTGAAGCAATGCCCTGAGCCTgggagcagcctctgagcacGGCCAGAGGTGCTGGTGTCGCCTAAAGCAAAGCAGACCGACATGGTTTCACTGAGTCTGAGACGATGGCAAAGTGCGGGGCTGCTCAGAGAGCGTGATTCCACACGGCTTACCTGGTGGAAGAAATCGTCCATAAAATGTTCCTTCTCAACCAACACCACGCTCGGCGGCTCATCTTCGCTCGTCTTACACTGCAGCAGAAAACAGAAAGCGGAATTTCAGTGACTTTGGGCTTTCACAGACAGGAGCAGCCTCGGCTCACAGCCTCAGTCCTTCAGCCGACACAGCCTTCCATGCACTGATGGGCAGGTGGACAGGCACCCAGGTTTCTGGGGCACGGCCTCCCACCCTTAGTGACAGCCAAGGGGGACCCACACATTGGTCGCCTCAGCAAGTGTCTAGTTCTGTATCTGGGTGTACTTATAGCCACACAATTCACCCAATGTGTATGCTTAAAGTCGGGGTGTTCGGGTGTACTTACACACTCTCCATCACACCCCCTAGACTGGGAGCCCTGTTAGCAGGCTCTGGGAAGCTCCCCCAGATCACAGTCCTCTCAGCACTCCATGACCATGCGAACCACACTGAGGGCTGCTCCTGGGGCTGAAGGGCCAATGCGTGCAGCATGGCTGGACGAAGACCAACTGGGATGGGCCTGACTGGCTGGGGAGGGCCCCTCTCTGCAGCTGGTCAGAGAAGCAGCAGCTGAGAGGCCCCAGGTGGGGAGCTACGGAGGAAAACAAGGCCCCCCCTGGGAGGCTGCTCCTGCCCCTACCCCAGGGGCCCTGGGGCCACCCCAGCCCAGTTCCCATGGCAGCACCTGGTCAGCTGCCATGGCTGGACTCTGCTTCCATCCTGTGGTACACCCACAGGCACTCACTCACTCATCTCTCTCTTGCCCCCAGAGGCAGCACCAAACCATTCTTCTGCCTTCACACGCaagtcccccacccccagcccgaCAACGGCCACCACCACCCACCTGCCTGGGCACTGCACTCTCTGCCCAGAGCAGCCCTGCACCAGCCAGTGGCCTTGCAGAGGATCCGACAATATGGGCTTTCTCACAGGCCAGGGCTGGGACCCGCAGACACTGGCTGGGGACAGGCAGAGGATGGAGAGCCCCAGGGGGTTCACCCTGCAGTGAACACTGTGCTCTGGGCCTTCCCGGGGGAAGCTGCTGGGCCGGGAACTCCTCAACAGCAAGGACAGGGGAGATCCTGAGGCAGATGTGCAGCCCGGAAAGGGAGAGACAGTCCTGAGCAAGACCAGGCCAGAGAGGTAGAAGGGGAGAGTCAGGTGGATGTGCCCAACCGTTTGAGAGCCACTCAGAGAGATGTTTCTGGACCAGGAGAAGCCCAGGGCTGGGGCCTATGTGCTCTGCCCGCCAGagcccaggtctgttctgggaaCCCCACAATCCCTCAGgcacagctgggagtggccccagaaGGTCTTGGGTGTGCCCAAGAGCAGAAAGGGGGGAAGGAGGACACATTTCACAGGCAAACGGACAGAGATATGAGATAAGAAAGAGCGGCAAGGACGCTGGTTCTGAGGGCTGACAGTGCACCCATCAGCTCGCTGGATACTCCTTCACGGTgtacacggggggggggggggggcgcgggggCAGATATCTCGGTGCCTCTCGACTGGGTCAGACAAAAATTTACACCCCTGAGGAGCTCCAACACCAGATGCGGGGCCACCGAATGACAGGGCAAGCCGTGGGTGACAGGAAGGAAAGCACCGTGTCAGGGGGCACCACAGCCAGAAAGAAGTTTAGGGGCGCCCAGTTCAAAGTCAAGCCTAGCTTGTGCCTGCAGAAACCTCTCCCTCACCAACCTGTATCCACATCTCACCGGCTCTCCACATCTCTATCCCGGAGATCTGGGCGCTGCCTTCACTCTTGACTTTAGGAGTTTCCCGAGTGGTACTTCCGCCCACTGGGAGCACATGTGGGAACTGGGGTAGGGGTGTCTGGGCTGCACCTGAGGGCTCTAGGGGAAGGTGCAGTCCAGGAGCCGGGAGGCTGCTGCTACCGGGAAGGGGAGGAGGCCCATTAGGTCTGTGGCCGGGGTCAGGAGTCAGGGTAAGCCACGGAAAAGCCCACAGCTCATGGAGCTGGATAAAACAAGAAGCAGAGGCAGAAGCAGCAGCCTCTGGGTCCCCTCCAGGTAATTCTTGGGGGCCCTCCTTCTCAAGCACAGGCATTAcagctaaaaaaaagaaaatttcggGGGAAGTGCTGTATATCACAGCTATTTTGTCCAGACGGAAGCTGACAGGTTTTGACTACCAAAATTTTGGGAGGTTTtggggagctacacccagcagcactcaggggttactactagctctgtgctcagaaatagctcctgacaggctcaggggaccatatgggatgccggggattgaaccggcgTCCatcgccggggattgaaccggcgtccatcctaggtcagccgcgtacaaggcaaatgccctaccgctgtgctaccataATTAAAAGTTACACTTTGCCTAAAGAAAAGCACCAGCCTTTGTGACTGTGACAGTGACACCCATCCAACTACTGATGAGGGGCACACTTTCGGGGGGGAAATGGCCATTTATGCAGGCCAGACCATTCAAGTCCAAAGAGACTTGGCCAAACCGGAAGATGACTCTGGCCTTTCTCAGCTCCATCCCCAGCTCGAAGCAGTCCCtcagcactgtggggtgtggtttAAAAGTCACAAGGCAAAAGAATTAAGCCACTTAGTTGTAAGTGCCTCTAATGCGATTTTACCTTAATGTCTTATGCTATCGAAAAGGCCGCTTTttaaaaacttctagaaaatgaACCAACGAGATGGTAGTCAAAGTGGGAAGGCCctggcctggagccaggaatgacccttgagcacagagtcaggactaagcctggagcacagtgtcaggagtgagtcctgaatacAGAATCTGAGTGCAGCTcagggtgtggaccaaacacCGAAGGAAAAAGCCTGGAATCTTCTAGAAAACAAAACCAGCACCAGCAGTAGCAGCGTCGATAAACTAAAAGGAATTGAAAGCATCACTAATTAGGCAGCAGAGTTTGCTCCCCTTAAGGGATACGTTGTTTTTCCTTCTGCAAAGGGACAGGAAGACACTGTGATCCCCGTTTTATTCCGAGGCAAGTGGAGGTCTTGAGGCTGGAAGCTGTCTACCCCAGATCAGACAGTGCAGAGGGGGAATCTTGCAGCTGAGCAGGAGGGTCTGGACAGGGCCCAGAGCAGAGGCTGGAGAACATAAGAGCACCGAGTCCTTCTGTCCACAGGGCACTCTACCCCCTGCGGGGTTTGCTGAACCCCAACCCTGGGACAGGGTTCCATGGATGGAAGAGGGCAGCGgacagaggggggagagagattCTGCCTCACACAGGACCGTTGTCAGCCCCGATGGCCCTCCAGGCTCCTGGGTGGCCTGGACCCTTGGGCACCGCCTGCGCCCTGTTCTGTGCAGTCTGGGGACACAGCTAGCAGCCTCTGGGCTGACTCCTGCGTCTGTGCTCAGACTTAAGTCCTGACCCgtgctcaggagtcagtcctaactgtgctcaggagtcagtcACTCCTCACTTAGTGCTCAGAACTCagtcctgcctctgctcagggcCACCCCATGCGCTGCGGAGGGCGGACCCCGGTCCAGTCGCGGGTCCTCCCCGGGCAGCGTCTCGGCCCATCCCAGGCCCGCGCCGACCCCTGCTCACCGCCCGCAGCTCAGCCAGCCGGTCCCGCATCCCCGCCGCCACCTGATGCCGACCGGCCGCGGGCTGCCTGCCGGCTCCGGGCTCCAGGCTCCGGGCTCCGCGCCGCCCCGCCGCCCCTCGGGCCCCGCTGCCACGGCAACCGCGGCGCGCTCTGCGCGTGCGCGTGCCCGGCCCACGCGCGCCCCTAGCCTCCCCGGGGGGACTGAGCGGCCCGGGGGCGGGGCCTTGAGGGGCGGGGTCTCTTGGGGGAGGGGCCTCGTGGTGAGCGGGGCGGTGTCTCTCTGGGGGGCGGGGTCATTCAATGTGGGCGTGGTCTTAGAAGTTTCTTGGGGCGTGGCCTCGAGTCCGGATGAGGCGGGGCCTGTGGGAGGTGGAGCCTTGAGGGGCTGGACCTGCGTTGAAGGCGGGACCTAGGAGGAGGGCGGGACCTGCTGGAAGCGGGAAGTAAGAGGAGCAACGGGttggggcccggggagatagcacattggtagggcgtttgtcttgcatgcagaaggtcgctggttcgaatcccggtttcccatatagtcccccgagcctgccaggagtgatttctgagcatagaaaccctgagcagagcccggagagatagcacagcggcgtttgccttgcaagcagccgatccaggacctaaagtggttggttcaaatcccggtgtcccatacggtcccctgtgcctgccaggagctgtttctgagcagccagccaggagtaacccctgagcatcgccgggtgtggcccaaaaaccaaaaaaagaaaggaaggaaggaaggaaggaaggaaggaaggaaggaaggaaggaaggaaggaaggaaggaaggaaggaaggaaggaaggaaggaagaaaaaagaaaccctgagcactgctgggtgtgacccataaaccaaaaaaaaaaaaaaataacgaaATGTAGCATGGGCCTTCAGGGTCCAGAATTGTCAGCTCGTTGGGAGTGGGAGGGAGTGGGATAACCCAGCAGACACTGGGTGGGCTGGGGACAACGAGAGCAGCCACCTGGGGCACAGCGGCACAGAGGAGGAAGGCGGTGCATGTGGAACAGGCCACTTCTCGTGTGACAGGGTTTCTGCTCCAGCACACAGTGCTCCAGGTGCTCTGGGCACTGTGCAGTGCTGAGTGGAGAGCAGACTCAGGGCGGTGCACACTGGCTGCACATCCCACCTGGCCTGAGCCATGGCCGCTGCCCCATGTGGACGTGCTTTTATGCCATCACATTTTGAAACATGAATTCGGTTCTCAAGTTCTGAGATCACCCATCATGGAGGTGCTTCTGTCTGGGCAGCCTGGGAGCACAGGTGTGGCTGACACACGGCAAGTCTCAAGCATGGGGTCAATTATTCCCGTATCCCTGTGTCCCTACAGGAGTTTGAATTGGGCTCAAGGGGACAGATCTTCCTTCTCAGACCTGTTTCAGCCAGGGTCCCCCATTGATTTTTCAAAGTCAGGGAAGCTGATAGAAACTTAGTAAATGGAAAACGCAGGCCCCATACCTAGCAAATTGTTaaacatttattcttatttttctcacTGTTTCATTGTGTGTTGATTATTGTTTTGGTGTGGGATCCACACCTAATGTTGCTCTGGGCCACATCTAACTTGTATcatcatacctggcagggctcaggggtcagAGATTGGCCCTAACAAGTGGTGCAGTTTCTGCCTAATGTGAAACTGGTCCTTGAAATCCCAGTTTATCTGAGCTCCCATGCTGCTATTACTTACATAGGAGCCTATAGTGCTGTGTTCCTTGCATGGGGGCGAGAATAGTTCACCCAATGTGTGCTGGTGACCTTGGCGAGCATAAAGAAGAGGGGTCTGGGCCTAACCCATAGTAGagcagacagggcacttgccttgcctggtgGCAaagtggatttgatccctggcctcccatatggtcccctgagcccaccaagagtaattcttgaatgcagagcctggagtaggaCTTGAGCACCATTGAATGTAGCTCAAAAGTTAaactaaaacaggggccggagaaatagcagagtggtagggcatttgccttgcatgcggccaacccaggacagacagtggttcaaatcccggcatcccatatggtcccccgggcctgccaggagcaatttctgagcgaagagtcaggagtaacccctgagtgctgctgggtgtgacccaaaaacaaaaacaaaagaacaaaacgaaaaaaataaattaaagcaagtagaaaaatgaagaacaaacaaaatagaaaaaatgaagagaataaaagTAAAGGAAACTGCTCCAGCAAAGAAGGAAGCGTGTCGGGAAGGCAGCATGTAAATAAtgatgcaggggccggagagatagcatggaggtaaagcatttgcctttcatgaagaaggatggtggttcgaattctggcatctcatatggtcccctgtgcctgccaggggcaatttctgagcatagagccaagagtaaccactgagcgctgctgggtgtgacccaaaaaccaaaataataataataatgatgatgatgatgttgatgATGCAAAGACATGCTCAGTTCCCACTAAGTGCTTCAGAGAAAACAAAAGGGGCTGAGCAGAAAGAGGACTACCATGGAACACTGTCATCTGGAGCATCAGAAAGGTCTTGTGAGAAGGTGGCATCTGAGCCATGTGCCGAGCTGTGAAGGAGCCTCACAAGCAAAGATGGGAGGAACAGGAACGTCTGGGGATGTGCCTAGGCTTGAAAGCAGGAGCAGAGAGACAGGCTGAGGGGCGAGGGGACAGGTAGGAGGACAGAAATGTCGCAGCTCCCAAGGGTGCCAGCGGCCAGGCTCCTCGAGGCTGCAGAGGAGAGGGCTGACTGCTTGGTGTCCAATCAGCTGCAGACAGGAGAGAACATCAGTTTTAGGGAATCCCTATCCAGCTTCGTCGCGTGCATCAAATTCTGAGGAAATGTCCCACAATCCAACAGGATGTCACTCATTCTTCAAAACAACAGGCTTCCAAGACCCTCTGCCTGCCAGCCGAGAGTGTCAGGGCAGTGGGTGAGCATGGGCATCACGTGGGTGACAGCTCAAGGTCCTGGCCCAGATCATCCAAATCCCTGACAGATGACACAAACCAGGACTGTTCACTTCCTAATGTCCATCAGCACTGGACAATGGCCCAACAAAATGGCCTGGTTCAAAGACATGCACAGACCCGTCCTCCACGGCCCACCCAAAGCCAGGAAGAAACCCCTGTGAATGATGCAGACAGTACGAAAAAATTACAggtgggagcagagagatagctcactgataaggcgtttgccttgcaagcagccaatccaagacagacagtggtttgaatcctggcatcccatatggtcccccgagtcagccaaagagcaacttctgagagcg encodes the following:
- the STX2 gene encoding syntaxin-2, producing MRDRLAELRACKTSEDEPPSVVLVEKEHFMDDFFHQVEEIRHNISKISGHVEEVKKNHSIILSAPNPEGKIKEELEELNKEIKKTANKVRAKLKSIEQSFDQDESSGRTSVSLRIRRTQHSVLSRKFVEVMTEYNEAQTVFRERSKGRIRRQLEITGKTTTDQELEDMLESGSPSIFTADIISDSQLTRQALNEIELRHQDILKLESTIRELHDMFLDMAMFVETQGEMINNIEKNVMNASEYVEHAKEETKKAVRFKSKARRKITFIVICVIILLLILGIVLAATLS